The region CATTTTTAGATGTTAAAGGCCATATGTTTTCTGGTTTTATTCTTGGTGTAACAGAACTTGGTAATTTAAAAGTGCTGTTAGAAGATGAAATTATAAAAGTATATAATTTAAAAGAAATAACTTTATTGTACTAAATAGATTCTGGCATTTTGGTAGCAAGAGTTTCAATGAATTTTGAAATAGGGCCCTTTACCATCATAGCCATCATGGGATTAAAGTCGCCTTCAAATTGAAGTTTAACCTCGCTTTGTCCTTCCTTAATTTCAATTATATGCCCAATTAGCGAAAAGTCTAATTTACCTCCAGCAGCTCCTAATACAATTTTGTTAGGAGGTATTACATCTTTCTTTTTCAAAATAATTTCAGGCATGCCTTTTAAAGCAAAAAGAAATTTGTCGTCTTCTAAAATTTCAAATTTACTTATGTTTTCAGGCATAAGTTTTTCAAAATTTTTAATATCAGTTAGAAAGTCAAATACATCTTGAGGTGATTTGTCAATCTTTACTTTTGGAGATTCTAAATTCATGATATTTGTTAATTTGTTTGTGTTAGATTAAATGGCATTCCATTCGCTAGGATTGGCATTCCAATCTGTTAACGTTTTAACCTCTGCTTGCGAAACATAATTAGTTTCTACAGCTTGAATAATTAAATTTTCATAATTACTTAAAGTTTGTAGCAATACATTTTCTTTTTTAAAATTCTCTTCTGCTACATTAAATCCGTAAGTAAAAATAGCTATCATTCCCTTAACATTAAGGTTTGCTTCTTTAAGTGCACGTACAGCATTTAGACTGCTTTTTCCTGTACTTATTAAATCTTCAACAACAACTACATTTTGCCCTTTTTGTATAAATCCCTCTATTTGATTTTGTCTGCCATGACTTTTAGCTTCAGGTCTTACATAAATAAAAGGTACACCTAAATATTCTGCGACAAGCATACCTATACCAATTGCGCCAGTGGCTACACCTGCAATAACATCTGGTTTTCCATATTGTTCTTCAATATGTTTAGCCATGGTTTCGCGTATGTAATTTCTAATAAGCGGAAATGATAGTATAATTCTATTGTCGCAATAAATTGGCGATTTCCATCCAGAGGCCCACGTAAAAGGAGCGCTAGGGCTTAGTTTTATAGCATTTATTTGCAATAAAACTTCAGCAGTTTTTCGAGCTGTTTGTTTATTTAAAATCATAGATGCAAAATTACACATTAATTAAAATAATCGTTCTTGTGTATTAAAATTATTTTTTTAAAGTTAATACGTTTGCTATAAAAATTGATATTTTTACCAGAATTAATGTAGGATATTTTTTATATGTATAAAATATTTGTCAACGACAAGCCCATTATTTTAACCACTGTGGTTGAAAAAGAAACACATTTTAAGAATTACTTATTAGACACAGTGCAAATAGGTAAGGTTATTAAAGAATTAAACACGACATCTTTAAAAGAAGTTAGGTTAATTCATAAAAATGAAGATAAGTTACTTAAAAAATTTCTAAAAAAGTTACCCAATGTTGTAGCTGGTGGCGGTAAAGTGTATAACAAAAACGGTTGTATACTTTTTATATATAGAAATAATAAATGGGATTTACCAAAAGGTAAGGCAGAACCTGGAGAAACTATAGAGGAAACTTCTTTGCGCGAAGTTGAAGAGGAAACAGGCGTTACTGGATTAAAAATCACCAAACCTTTACATACAACGTATCATATATTTAAACGCAATGGGAAATTAAAAATTAAGGTAACCCATTGGTTTGAAATGTCTACAGATTTTAAAGGTAATTTATGGCCGCAAATTAATGAAGGTATTACAAAAGTAGAATGGCTAAATGAAGTTGAAGCCATTCAGGCTTTAGAAAATTCTTATGCAAATATTCGTCCGCTTATCTAACCAGGCAGCTTTTTAAAGCACCATAAATTTGATGTTTTAAGGGTGATGGCATTGCATTTTGGTGCGCAAATGCTTGATTAATTTCTAATTCAATTCCTAAATAATGTTCTGGGAAATGTTTTCTTAAAGCCGTAGTAAACCCATCTGATTTACCTAGATACGGATAATTAAAGCGGATGTTTAATTTTGGGTTTTCTAAAAGTAAATTAGACTTAAATGCATTGCAAAATTTTGATTCTTCATCATTAGAAGAGTCGTATAAAAGTCCGATGTCACATGTTCGTTTTGTGCCATTTAATTTTGGGGTAAAACTGTGTACAGATAGGTGTATTACTGTTTCTCCTTTGTCTATTTGTTTCTTTATATAATTTTCAACAGCGTTTCTGTAAACCAAATAATAACCATCAATAAGCCTTTGTTTTGTTTGGTGAGTAGCCGTTTTAGTGAATTCTGAAAATAAATTTTTATGATGTAAAGAACGATTCAATTCAATAAGCAAACGACTAGTTTCGC is a window of Formosa sediminum DNA encoding:
- a CDS encoding SRPBCC family protein, producing MNLESPKVKIDKSPQDVFDFLTDIKNFEKLMPENISKFEILEDDKFLFALKGMPEIILKKKDVIPPNKIVLGAAGGKLDFSLIGHIIEIKEGQSEVKLQFEGDFNPMMAMMVKGPISKFIETLATKMPESI
- the pyrE gene encoding orotate phosphoribosyltransferase, coding for MILNKQTARKTAEVLLQINAIKLSPSAPFTWASGWKSPIYCDNRIILSFPLIRNYIRETMAKHIEEQYGKPDVIAGVATGAIGIGMLVAEYLGVPFIYVRPEAKSHGRQNQIEGFIQKGQNVVVVEDLISTGKSSLNAVRALKEANLNVKGMIAIFTYGFNVAEENFKKENVLLQTLSNYENLIIQAVETNYVSQAEVKTLTDWNANPSEWNAI
- a CDS encoding NUDIX hydrolase codes for the protein MYKIFVNDKPIILTTVVEKETHFKNYLLDTVQIGKVIKELNTTSLKEVRLIHKNEDKLLKKFLKKLPNVVAGGGKVYNKNGCILFIYRNNKWDLPKGKAEPGETIEETSLREVEEETGVTGLKITKPLHTTYHIFKRNGKLKIKVTHWFEMSTDFKGNLWPQINEGITKVEWLNEVEAIQALENSYANIRPLI
- a CDS encoding N-formylglutamate amidohydrolase produces the protein MKLVLTCEHGGAQIPKRFESFFINEKTTLQTHRGFDLGALDVFKYLKPLADFSNFSETSRLLIELNRSLHHKNLFSEFTKTATHQTKQRLIDGYYLVYRNAVENYIKKQIDKGETVIHLSVHSFTPKLNGTKRTCDIGLLYDSSNDEESKFCNAFKSNLLLENPKLNIRFNYPYLGKSDGFTTALRKHFPEHYLGIELEINQAFAHQNAMPSPLKHQIYGALKSCLVR